In Mycobacterium gallinarum, a single window of DNA contains:
- a CDS encoding alkaline phosphatase family protein — translation MDLPQPSPDTPHLADVIPSVLSAMGVAGFDRRIPLAADITGACVLLVDGLGAELLDEHAADAPVMAGLRGRTLQVGFPATTVAGLAALGTGCRSGEHGMVGYSFRLPDVGVVNSLRWRIHPWGADVRDAAPPEEVQPMPTTFERAVSAGASVSVISGAEFTGSGMTRAALRGGQYIGVHAMGDLSARVRESVAAGGFCYAYHSELDMMGHLYGPGSTAWIMQLRQIDRLVESIVEGLPSGGLLAVVADHGMVTVGTDDVDIDSDDSLTVGVTDIGGEARARHIYVVPGAADDVLATWQATLAGRAWVVSRDEAIAAGWFGERVSDTTRTRIGDVVAAARGSVGLLRRTVEPLESSLIGHHGSLTSAEQSVPLLLAYG, via the coding sequence GTGGACCTGCCACAGCCCAGTCCGGACACGCCACACCTCGCCGACGTCATACCGTCCGTTCTCTCCGCGATGGGGGTCGCAGGATTCGACAGGCGGATACCGTTAGCCGCTGATATCACCGGCGCCTGCGTGCTATTGGTCGACGGACTCGGCGCGGAGTTACTCGACGAACACGCCGCCGACGCGCCCGTCATGGCCGGTCTACGCGGCCGAACGCTGCAGGTCGGCTTCCCGGCCACCACCGTCGCCGGACTCGCCGCGCTGGGCACCGGATGTCGCTCCGGCGAGCACGGCATGGTCGGATACTCCTTCCGGCTGCCCGACGTCGGCGTTGTGAACTCTTTGCGCTGGCGCATCCACCCGTGGGGCGCCGACGTGCGAGACGCTGCGCCGCCCGAGGAGGTGCAACCGATGCCGACGACGTTCGAACGGGCCGTCTCGGCGGGGGCGTCGGTCAGCGTCATCTCCGGAGCCGAATTCACCGGGTCCGGGATGACGCGCGCAGCGCTGCGCGGCGGCCAGTACATCGGCGTGCACGCGATGGGCGATCTGTCCGCGCGGGTGCGCGAGTCCGTTGCCGCCGGCGGGTTCTGCTACGCCTACCACAGCGAACTCGACATGATGGGCCACCTCTACGGTCCCGGATCGACCGCGTGGATCATGCAGCTGCGCCAGATTGACCGGCTGGTGGAATCCATCGTCGAGGGCCTGCCGTCCGGCGGACTGCTCGCAGTCGTGGCCGACCACGGGATGGTCACCGTCGGCACCGACGACGTCGACATCGACAGCGACGACTCGCTCACTGTTGGCGTGACCGATATCGGGGGCGAAGCTCGGGCGCGGCACATATATGTAGTTCCCGGCGCGGCCGACGACGTGTTGGCGACATGGCAGGCCACGCTCGCAGGTCGGGCATGGGTGGTCTCGCGCGACGAGGCTATTGCCGCCGGCTGGTTCGGCGAGCGCGTCAGCGACACGACGCGAACACGCATCGGCGATGTCGTAGCCGCTGCCCGCGGTTCTGTAGGTTTGCTGAGACGAACAGTCGAGCCCCTGGAGTCTTCGTTGATCGGCCACCATGGCTCACTGACGAGCGCCGAGCAGAGCGTCCCACTGCTACTCGCGTACGGGTGA
- a CDS encoding NlpC/P60 family protein, producing the protein MFAVATLLTLVNSVSGTPYVIGGDSPAGTDCSGLVSWVTNAATGRPVYGDRFHTGNIEQALLARGFQYGTQPGALNVGWNGGHTAATLPDGTPVSSGEGGGVKVGGGGAYQSQFTNHMFLPMPPDQVPPPPGAPIVLMNQQAPMPPAPPMAPPPPPPPAPPMAGPVDPMLAPPPPPAPPMAPPPPGAPLPPPPPGAPLPPPPGAPAPPA; encoded by the coding sequence ATGTTTGCTGTTGCAACGCTTTTGACGCTAGTCAATTCCGTGTCCGGCACGCCCTACGTCATCGGTGGGGATTCCCCGGCCGGTACCGATTGCTCGGGACTCGTCTCCTGGGTCACCAACGCGGCGACCGGACGCCCCGTCTACGGGGACCGGTTCCACACCGGGAACATCGAGCAGGCACTGCTTGCGCGTGGCTTCCAGTACGGCACGCAGCCCGGCGCGCTCAACGTGGGCTGGAACGGCGGTCACACCGCCGCGACGCTGCCCGACGGCACGCCGGTGTCGTCCGGAGAAGGCGGCGGAGTCAAGGTCGGTGGCGGCGGCGCCTATCAGTCGCAGTTCACCAACCACATGTTCCTGCCGATGCCGCCCGATCAGGTGCCACCGCCCCCCGGCGCCCCGATCGTGCTGATGAACCAGCAGGCGCCGATGCCTCCGGCACCACCGATGGCACCGCCACCGCCGCCGCCGCCCGCACCACCGATGGCCGGCCCGGTTGATCCGATGTTGGCGCCGCCTCCCCCGCCCGCACCGCCGATGGCACCGCCGCCGCCCGGCGCACCGCTGCCCCCGCCGCCGCCCGGCGCACCGCTGCCCCCACCCCCCGGTGCCCCGGCGCCACCGGCCTGA
- the yaaA gene encoding peroxide stress protein YaaA, with protein sequence MIVLLPPSETKHPGGDGPSLSLDALSYPELTPLRAELVDELVELAADTSACSRALGLSAAQHVEIERNAALCDAPTLAAIDRYTGVLYDALDIASLTRVAASRARARLAVGSALFGLLRADDHIPAYRLSATSKLPGQPALSTRWRPLLEPALVRVAAHELVVDLRSGSYASLGRLPDAVRVDVVSENSDGKRTVVSHFNKAHKGRLARVLASTRSEPDTAAAVATIGRRAGMRIEREGNHLTVVVPA encoded by the coding sequence GTGATCGTGCTGCTGCCGCCGTCGGAGACCAAGCATCCTGGCGGCGACGGGCCATCACTGAGCCTGGACGCGCTGTCATACCCCGAGCTGACGCCGCTGCGCGCCGAACTCGTCGACGAGCTGGTCGAGCTCGCCGCCGACACGTCGGCGTGCAGTCGCGCACTCGGGCTCTCGGCTGCTCAACACGTCGAGATCGAGCGCAATGCCGCACTATGCGATGCGCCAACGCTCGCCGCAATCGACCGCTATACCGGCGTGCTGTACGACGCGCTCGACATCGCATCGCTGACGCGCGTCGCGGCGAGCCGTGCCCGGGCCAGGCTCGCGGTCGGATCGGCACTTTTCGGGCTACTGCGCGCCGACGATCACATACCCGCATACCGGCTCTCCGCGACATCGAAGCTGCCCGGACAGCCCGCTCTGTCGACGCGCTGGCGACCTCTGCTCGAGCCGGCGCTCGTCAGGGTCGCAGCGCACGAGCTGGTCGTCGACCTGCGGTCAGGCTCGTACGCGTCGCTCGGCAGGTTGCCCGATGCCGTGCGGGTCGATGTCGTCTCGGAGAATTCCGACGGCAAGCGCACGGTGGTCAGCCACTTCAATAAGGCGCACAAGGGACGGCTGGCCCGCGTGCTGGCCTCCACCCGATCCGAGCCTGACACCGCGGCCGCAGTAGCGACGATCGGGCGGCGCGCCGGCATGCGCATCGAACGCGAAGGCAATCACTTGACGGTAGTGGTGCCGGCTTGA
- a CDS encoding oxygenase MpaB family protein, with protein sequence MTVLPDVGAVRKQLGRSLFGLVAGPNGPANRSRIHDTPGPRWFDEDRPIRRVHADASMFVGGLRALLLQSLHPLAMAGVAEHSDYRGDPWGRLQRTSTFLAVTTFGPAADAQRAVDKVRGIHRRVSGVAPDGRPYAAGDPHLLEWVHIAEVDSFLLAHQLYGAHPLDQSGRDGYVADTARVATALGVIDPPRTERELAERIEAFRPELTSTQSAREAARYLLLTPPLPVVARAPYGLLAATSVAMLPPWARLPLRLPYFPPVESTLIRLSGRVVVGGIRWALTATS encoded by the coding sequence ATGACGGTGTTGCCGGACGTTGGAGCCGTGCGGAAGCAGCTGGGACGCAGCCTGTTCGGTTTGGTTGCGGGCCCGAACGGTCCGGCCAACCGCTCCCGCATTCACGACACACCCGGCCCGCGGTGGTTCGACGAGGATCGCCCAATTCGCCGTGTGCACGCCGACGCGTCGATGTTCGTCGGCGGGCTGCGCGCGCTGCTGTTGCAGTCCCTGCATCCGCTTGCGATGGCAGGCGTCGCCGAGCACTCCGACTACCGGGGTGACCCGTGGGGACGGCTTCAGCGCACCAGCACCTTTCTGGCCGTGACCACCTTCGGTCCTGCCGCCGACGCGCAGCGGGCGGTGGACAAGGTGCGCGGCATTCACCGGCGGGTGAGCGGTGTGGCTCCCGACGGCAGGCCCTACGCCGCCGGAGACCCGCACCTGCTCGAGTGGGTACACATCGCGGAGGTCGACAGCTTCCTGCTCGCGCACCAGCTTTACGGGGCACACCCGCTCGATCAGAGTGGCCGTGACGGATATGTGGCCGACACCGCACGCGTCGCCACGGCACTCGGTGTCATCGACCCGCCGCGGACCGAGCGGGAACTGGCCGAACGCATCGAAGCCTTCCGCCCGGAGTTGACGAGCACACAGTCGGCCCGAGAGGCCGCTCGCTACTTGTTGTTGACTCCCCCGCTGCCCGTCGTCGCGCGAGCACCGTACGGTCTGCTCGCGGCGACGTCGGTGGCGATGTTGCCGCCATGGGCACGGCTGCCGCTGCGGCTGCCCTACTTTCCGCCGGTCGAGTCCACGCTCATCCGGCTGTCGGGCCGTGTCGTCGTCGGCGGAATCCGGTGGGCATTGACCGCGACCAGTTGA
- a CDS encoding long-chain fatty acid--CoA ligase, protein MDSTMQDFPLTVTGILRHGTTWYSGRKVITKTADGYREICFGELGTRVAQLAHGLRQLGVTTGQRVATFMTNNQEHLEAYFAVPCMGAVLHTLNIRLAGEHIAFIANQAEDSVVLVDVSLVEVLAAVLPNLTTVQTVVVVGDGDLAPLTASGKNVICYDELLDGQPIEYDWPDLDEKSAAAMCYTSGTTGHPKGVVYSHRSTYLHSMSVCSANAIGLVDGDRVLPIASMFHANAWGQPYAAVMAGADLLLPDKYLQAEPLVDMIELQRPTVAAAVPTIWNDVLQYLHANPGRDISSLRMVACGGSAVPLGMMKEFEQDFGVLIRQAWGMTETSPLAALAAPPPEVTGEDAWTLRAAAGRVVSGVEIRIVDDEGGVLPNDGKAVGELEVRGPWITGSYYQNADSEKFHEGWLRTGDVGRIDPQGFITLTDRAKDVIKSGGEWISSVELELCIMDHPAVLEAAVVAVPDERWQERPLAAVVIKKDASSSAQELREHLCDKVARFWLPERWTFIDEVPKTSVGKFDKKYIRSLYADGMYDVVECRD, encoded by the coding sequence ATGGACAGCACGATGCAGGACTTTCCGCTGACCGTGACCGGGATCCTGCGGCACGGCACTACCTGGTATTCCGGCCGCAAGGTGATTACCAAGACGGCCGACGGCTATCGCGAGATTTGCTTCGGCGAACTCGGCACCCGCGTCGCTCAACTCGCACACGGCCTGCGACAGCTCGGCGTGACGACCGGGCAGCGCGTCGCCACGTTCATGACGAACAACCAGGAGCACCTGGAAGCGTACTTCGCCGTTCCGTGCATGGGTGCGGTACTGCACACATTGAACATCCGGCTTGCTGGTGAACACATCGCCTTCATTGCCAACCAGGCCGAGGATTCCGTTGTGCTGGTTGATGTGTCGCTCGTCGAGGTGCTCGCCGCGGTGCTGCCGAACCTGACGACGGTGCAGACCGTGGTCGTGGTAGGAGACGGTGATCTGGCGCCGCTTACGGCGTCGGGTAAGAACGTCATCTGTTACGACGAACTGCTCGACGGACAGCCGATCGAGTACGACTGGCCTGATCTCGACGAGAAGTCGGCCGCCGCAATGTGTTACACCAGCGGGACAACAGGACACCCCAAAGGCGTTGTGTACAGCCACAGGTCGACGTATCTCCACTCGATGAGCGTCTGCTCAGCCAACGCGATCGGCCTGGTCGACGGTGATCGGGTGTTACCCATCGCGTCGATGTTCCATGCCAATGCGTGGGGGCAGCCCTATGCGGCGGTGATGGCCGGCGCCGATCTTCTGTTGCCCGACAAGTACCTACAGGCCGAACCGCTCGTCGACATGATCGAACTGCAGCGCCCGACCGTCGCAGCGGCAGTCCCCACGATCTGGAACGACGTGCTGCAGTATCTTCATGCCAATCCCGGAAGGGATATCTCATCGCTGCGGATGGTTGCTTGCGGAGGTTCCGCTGTCCCACTGGGAATGATGAAGGAATTCGAGCAGGACTTCGGCGTGCTCATTCGGCAGGCCTGGGGTATGACCGAGACGTCTCCGCTGGCCGCTCTGGCGGCACCGCCGCCCGAAGTCACCGGCGAGGATGCCTGGACGTTGCGGGCAGCGGCAGGCCGAGTAGTGAGCGGAGTGGAGATCAGGATCGTCGACGACGAGGGTGGGGTCCTCCCGAACGACGGTAAAGCGGTGGGGGAGCTAGAGGTTCGCGGGCCCTGGATCACGGGGTCGTATTACCAGAATGCCGATTCGGAGAAGTTTCACGAGGGCTGGCTGCGCACCGGCGATGTGGGCCGTATCGATCCGCAGGGGTTCATCACGCTCACCGACCGTGCCAAGGACGTGATCAAGTCGGGTGGCGAGTGGATCTCGTCAGTGGAACTCGAGCTGTGCATCATGGACCATCCCGCCGTGCTGGAGGCCGCTGTGGTGGCGGTGCCCGACGAGCGTTGGCAGGAGCGACCGCTGGCGGCCGTTGTGATCAAGAAGGATGCGTCATCCAGTGCGCAGGAGCTGCGAGAGCACCTGTGCGACAAGGTGGCCCGCTTCTGGCTGCCCGAGCGGTGGACCTTCATCGACGAGGTGCCGAAGACCAGCGTCGGCAAGTTCGACAAGAAGTACATCCGTTCGCTGTACGCCGACGGCATGTACGACGTCGTCGAGTGCCGGGACTGA
- a CDS encoding alpha/beta fold hydrolase, translating into MVVAIARPKLEGNIAVGDDRQIGFAEFGDPQGRAIFWLHGTPGARRQIPMEARVYAEQQHIRLIGVDRPGIGSSTQHSYDTVVAFADDLRTIADTLGIDKFVVVGLSGGGPYTLGCAAALPDRIVAAGVIGGVAPTMGSDAITGGLMGNLGTRVAPLLQVAGTPIGLLASAIIRLIRPVASPAADLYGRVSPEADRRLLARPEIKAMFLDDILNGSRKQMAAPFSDVVVFARDWGFRLNDIKVPVRWWHGDADHIVPYAHGQHVVSRLTDAELYPMPGESHLAGLGRAEEILHTMLKVWDEYDS; encoded by the coding sequence ATGGTTGTCGCAATCGCCCGTCCCAAGCTCGAAGGCAACATCGCTGTCGGCGATGACCGCCAGATCGGATTCGCCGAATTCGGAGACCCCCAGGGCCGCGCCATTTTCTGGCTGCACGGAACGCCCGGCGCCCGGCGCCAGATCCCGATGGAAGCCCGCGTCTACGCCGAACAGCAGCACATTCGGTTGATCGGAGTGGATCGGCCGGGCATCGGTTCATCCACGCAGCACAGCTACGACACCGTCGTCGCCTTCGCCGACGATCTGCGCACCATCGCCGACACGCTCGGTATCGACAAGTTCGTCGTCGTCGGGCTGTCGGGGGGCGGGCCGTACACGCTCGGCTGCGCGGCGGCGTTGCCCGATCGCATCGTCGCCGCCGGCGTCATCGGCGGGGTCGCCCCGACCATGGGTTCAGACGCCATCACCGGGGGTCTGATGGGCAATCTCGGTACGCGGGTCGCCCCGCTGCTGCAGGTGGCCGGCACCCCTATCGGACTGCTCGCCAGCGCCATCATCCGGCTGATTCGCCCCGTCGCGTCCCCCGCCGCCGACCTGTACGGCCGGGTCTCGCCAGAAGCCGACCGCAGGCTGCTGGCCCGCCCGGAGATCAAAGCGATGTTCCTCGATGACATCCTCAACGGCAGCCGCAAGCAGATGGCGGCGCCGTTCTCCGATGTCGTCGTCTTCGCCAGGGACTGGGGTTTCCGGCTGAACGACATCAAGGTGCCCGTCCGCTGGTGGCACGGCGACGCCGACCACATCGTGCCGTACGCGCACGGGCAACACGTGGTGTCGCGGCTGACCGATGCCGAGCTCTATCCGATGCCTGGCGAAAGCCATCTCGCCGGACTCGGCCGAGCCGAGGAGATCCTGCACACGATGCTCAAGGTGTGGGACGAATACGACTCCTAG
- a CDS encoding competence/damage-inducible protein A, which produces MSYNVSARAGIVVTGTEVLTGRVTDRNGPWIADRLLELGVELAHITICGDRPDDIEAQLRFLADEGVDLIVTSGGLGPTADDMTVATVARFCGRELVLDNDLEVKIADIVQRLMARYPNVDLQAVRAANRKQALIPDGAHVIDPVGTAPGVVVPGKPTVVVLPGPPRELQPMWPLALQTPAVQEATAGRTTYHQEMVRMFGLPESGLADTLREAEAHVGGFERLEITTCLRRGEIEMVTRYEPDAAPVYADLMGLLRERHGGEIFSEDGATVDDQVAALLAGRTIATAESCTAGLVAARLTDLPGSSAYVAGGVVSYSNEAKSELLGVDPALIEAHGAVSENVAEAMAEGALRRFAADTAIAITGIAGPGGGSEDKPVGTVCFCVKLADGTTDVRRMRLPGNRSDVRERSTTVAMHLLRRALA; this is translated from the coding sequence ATGTCGTACAACGTGAGTGCACGCGCGGGCATCGTGGTGACCGGAACCGAAGTCCTCACCGGAAGGGTGACCGACCGCAACGGGCCGTGGATCGCCGACCGACTCCTGGAGCTCGGTGTCGAACTCGCGCACATCACCATTTGCGGGGACCGGCCGGACGACATCGAGGCGCAGCTGCGGTTCCTCGCCGACGAGGGTGTGGACCTCATCGTCACCAGCGGCGGCCTCGGCCCGACCGCCGACGATATGACGGTGGCGACGGTGGCCCGGTTCTGCGGCCGAGAGTTGGTGCTGGACAACGACCTTGAGGTCAAGATCGCCGACATCGTGCAGCGGCTGATGGCACGCTATCCCAACGTCGACCTGCAGGCGGTGCGCGCGGCGAACCGCAAGCAGGCACTGATCCCGGACGGTGCGCACGTCATCGATCCGGTCGGCACCGCGCCGGGCGTCGTCGTCCCGGGGAAGCCGACGGTCGTCGTCCTGCCCGGGCCGCCGCGCGAGCTGCAGCCGATGTGGCCATTGGCGTTGCAGACGCCCGCGGTGCAGGAAGCGACAGCCGGCCGCACGACGTACCACCAGGAGATGGTGCGGATGTTCGGTCTGCCGGAATCGGGACTCGCCGACACGCTGCGCGAGGCCGAAGCGCACGTCGGCGGGTTCGAACGGCTCGAGATCACCACCTGCCTGAGGCGCGGCGAAATCGAGATGGTGACCCGCTACGAACCGGACGCGGCCCCCGTGTACGCCGACCTGATGGGGCTGCTGCGCGAGCGCCATGGCGGCGAGATCTTCTCCGAGGACGGCGCCACCGTCGACGACCAGGTTGCGGCGCTGCTGGCCGGACGGACGATCGCTACCGCCGAATCCTGCACGGCGGGCCTGGTGGCGGCCCGGCTGACGGATCTGCCCGGGTCGTCGGCGTACGTCGCGGGGGGAGTGGTGTCCTACTCGAACGAGGCCAAGTCCGAACTTCTCGGCGTGGACCCGGCACTCATCGAAGCGCACGGCGCGGTGTCGGAAAACGTCGCCGAGGCGATGGCCGAGGGGGCATTGCGCCGGTTTGCCGCCGACACCGCGATCGCGATCACGGGGATCGCCGGGCCGGGTGGCGGCTCCGAGGACAAGCCGGTGGGCACGGTCTGTTTCTGCGTGAAGCTCGCCGACGGCACCACCGACGTGCGCAGGATGCGGCTACCGGGCAACCGCTCCGATGTCCGTGAGAGGTCGACGACCGTCGCGATGCATCTGTTGCGCCGCGCGCTGGCGTGA
- a CDS encoding PaaI family thioesterase, whose translation MTAPRSLRELFDQLGLAEVPSTDDSVIMEMPVDERTINTAGGLQGGLIATMADVTAGQLAARATPFGHAIATTDLFIRYLRPIKVGPARAVARILRTGKRSVVVQVDIYRANDDQIGATATVNFAAVD comes from the coding sequence ATGACTGCGCCGAGGTCGCTGCGGGAGCTCTTCGATCAGCTCGGCCTCGCCGAAGTCCCGTCGACGGATGACAGCGTGATCATGGAGATGCCCGTCGATGAGCGCACTATCAACACCGCGGGCGGTCTGCAGGGTGGGTTGATCGCCACGATGGCCGACGTGACGGCCGGGCAACTCGCCGCCAGGGCCACACCGTTCGGGCATGCGATCGCCACTACGGATTTGTTCATTCGGTACCTGCGGCCGATCAAGGTCGGACCGGCCCGCGCGGTCGCGCGGATCCTGCGGACCGGAAAGCGTTCCGTCGTCGTGCAGGTGGACATCTACCGGGCGAACGACGACCAGATCGGAGCCACGGCGACGGTCAACTTCGCCGCCGTCGACTGA
- a CDS encoding pyridoxal phosphate-dependent decarboxylase family protein codes for MHEVDQNTENMLRSVLAYAENRLRMSPVPLDKGTLAIEELYERLDGVIRETPRPPDEVLGVYTSVIAPSVISADSPRFLGFIPAAPTKASLAFDMLVSCASIQGISWLEASGAIAAENSVLRVIAHEAGMPTTSGGCFVSGGSAGNLSALAVARETTKKRGATGRLRVVVGSDAHSSIVNTLRLLEMDALVVETPDHRLTADTVRAAVPADAQNIAAVVCTSGTTNAGIIDDLAGVGALARERGWWFHVDGAYGGSGIFARSLRPKYIGLEQADSFILDPHKWLFTPFDCCALLYRDPELARATHTQDASYLDVIHTSTGEWNPSDYAYHLTRRARGLPLWFSLAVYGLEAYRQAIEVAAALARQTAELIHAAPQLELIREPDLGVVLFRRLGWNSVDYDAWAQQLHEDQVAFIPPTKWEGETVGRFAFLHPATTLDVVREVLARTE; via the coding sequence ATGCATGAAGTCGACCAGAACACCGAGAACATGCTGCGCAGCGTGCTGGCCTACGCCGAGAACCGGTTGCGCATGAGCCCGGTCCCGCTCGACAAGGGCACGCTGGCAATCGAGGAGCTGTACGAGCGACTTGACGGAGTGATCCGCGAGACGCCGCGACCACCGGATGAGGTGCTTGGCGTCTACACCTCGGTGATCGCCCCGAGCGTCATCTCCGCGGACAGTCCGCGCTTCCTCGGCTTCATTCCGGCTGCGCCGACGAAAGCGAGTCTGGCGTTCGACATGTTGGTGTCGTGCGCGTCGATTCAAGGCATCTCATGGCTGGAGGCCTCGGGCGCGATCGCGGCCGAGAACTCGGTGCTGCGCGTGATCGCGCACGAAGCCGGGATGCCGACGACATCGGGCGGATGCTTCGTCTCGGGTGGCTCGGCGGGGAACCTGTCGGCGCTCGCGGTCGCGCGCGAGACCACGAAGAAGCGCGGTGCGACCGGCCGGCTGCGGGTGGTGGTCGGATCCGATGCGCACTCGTCGATCGTCAACACCCTGCGGCTGCTCGAGATGGACGCATTGGTGGTCGAGACGCCGGATCACCGGCTCACCGCCGACACTGTCCGTGCGGCGGTGCCCGCCGACGCGCAGAACATTGCCGCTGTGGTGTGCACATCCGGGACGACCAACGCGGGCATCATCGACGACCTTGCCGGCGTCGGAGCGCTTGCACGAGAACGCGGTTGGTGGTTCCACGTCGACGGTGCATACGGCGGTTCCGGCATCTTCGCCCGGTCACTGCGACCGAAGTACATCGGGCTGGAACAGGCCGACTCGTTCATCCTGGATCCTCACAAATGGCTGTTCACGCCGTTCGACTGCTGTGCGCTGTTGTACCGCGATCCCGAGCTGGCAAGGGCGACCCATACTCAGGACGCGTCGTATCTCGACGTCATCCACACCTCGACCGGTGAGTGGAATCCGTCGGACTACGCGTATCACCTCACGCGGCGGGCGCGGGGATTGCCGCTGTGGTTCTCCCTCGCGGTGTATGGCCTGGAGGCCTATCGGCAGGCCATCGAGGTCGCCGCGGCGCTCGCACGTCAGACCGCGGAGCTGATCCATGCCGCACCCCAACTGGAATTGATCCGCGAGCCGGATCTCGGCGTGGTGCTGTTCCGCCGGCTCGGCTGGAATTCCGTCGACTACGACGCGTGGGCCCAGCAACTGCACGAGGACCAGGTGGCGTTCATCCCGCCCACCAAGTGGGAGGGCGAGACCGTCGGACGGTTCGCGTTCCTCCATCCGGCGACGACGCTCGACGTCGTCCGTGAGGTGTTGGCCCGCACCGAATAG
- a CDS encoding glucose 1-dehydrogenase — protein sequence MGRVDGKVALISGGARGMGAAHARALVAEGGKVVIGDILDEEGKALADELGESARYVHLDVTDAEQWEAAVNVAVEAFGKLTALVNNAAIVALGQIGKFDMAKWQQVIDVNLTGTFLGMQAVVEEMKKAGEGSIINVSSIEGLRGAPMVHPYVASKWAVRGLAKSAAIELGPKNIRVNSIHPGFIRTPMTKHFPDDMVTAPLRRPGQSEEVAPFVVFLVSDESSFATGAEFIMDGGLVTDVPHKPLPLG from the coding sequence ATGGGACGCGTGGACGGAAAAGTGGCACTGATCAGTGGCGGAGCTCGCGGTATGGGCGCCGCTCACGCCAGGGCGCTTGTCGCCGAGGGCGGCAAAGTGGTCATCGGGGACATCCTCGACGAGGAGGGCAAGGCACTGGCCGATGAACTCGGCGAATCCGCTCGCTATGTCCACCTCGACGTCACCGATGCCGAGCAGTGGGAAGCGGCGGTCAATGTCGCCGTGGAGGCGTTCGGCAAGTTGACCGCGCTGGTCAACAACGCCGCGATCGTCGCGCTGGGCCAGATCGGCAAGTTCGACATGGCCAAATGGCAGCAGGTCATCGACGTCAACCTCACTGGCACCTTCCTGGGCATGCAGGCCGTCGTCGAAGAGATGAAGAAGGCGGGCGAGGGCTCGATCATCAACGTCTCGTCCATCGAGGGTCTGCGCGGCGCGCCGATGGTGCACCCCTACGTCGCATCGAAGTGGGCGGTCCGCGGACTCGCCAAGTCGGCCGCGATCGAACTGGGCCCCAAGAACATCCGGGTCAACTCGATCCATCCGGGCTTCATTCGTACCCCGATGACGAAGCATTTCCCCGACGACATGGTCACCGCGCCATTGCGGCGGCCCGGCCAGTCCGAAGAGGTCGCGCCGTTCGTCGTATTCCTGGTCAGCGACGAGTCGTCGTTCGCGACGGGTGCCGAGTTCATCATGGACGGCGGACTGGTGACCGACGTTCCGCACAAGCCGCTGCCGCTGGGTTAA